In Vanacampus margaritifer isolate UIUO_Vmar chromosome 18, RoL_Vmar_1.0, whole genome shotgun sequence, a genomic segment contains:
- the uros gene encoding uroporphyrinogen-III synthase isoform X1: MNVLLLKEPRDGDQGPDPYIREMTSRGLQATLLPVLSFKFVSLNTLSEKLFQPEKYGGLIFTSPRAVEAVKMCLEDKREEWERTAKNKWNSKSVFVVGKATAALVRHLGLNPLGEDTGTAEVLSRVIIEREDSNISPLFFPCGSIKREVLPMALRENGVPLETLTVYQTAEHPDVGKNLTDYFAAQGPPASVAFFSPSGVHFCLQALRGLAGEQLMQIRVKLDIQQRCTIESISHLPRCVQFAAIGPTTRDAMQAAGLSVCCTAEKPTAQHLAEAISKALK; encoded by the exons ATGAATGTGCTGCTTCTAAAGGAGCCAAGAGATGGCGACCAAGGGCCTGATCCTTACATCCGG GAGATGACGTCACGTGGCTTGCAAGCAACGCTTCTACCTGTGCTATCATTTAAGTTTGTTTCACTGAACACCCTGTCAGAGAAG CTTTTCCAGCCAGAAAAATATGGTGGCCTCATATTTACAAGCCCGAGAGCAGTGGAAGCAGTGAAGATGTGCTTAGAGGACAAACGAGAAG AATGGGAGCGCACGGCAAAAAACAAGTGGAACTCAAAGTCGGTTTTTGTGGTGGGGAAAGCGACGGCCGCCTTAG TACGCCACCTTGGTTTGAACCCACTTGGCGAGGACACGGGGACTGCGGAGGTCCTGTCGCGTGTCATCATTGAAC GAGAGGACAGCAATATATCCCCACTTTTCTTCCCCTGTGGCTCCATCAAACGAGAAGTTCTGCCCATGGCTTTGAGGGAGAATG GGGTCCCCCTTGAGACATTGACTGTCTATCAAACAGCCGAGCATCCTGACGTGGGCAAGAATCTTACCGACTATTTTGCAGCACAG GGCCCCCCGGCTAGTGTGGCCTTCTTCAGCCCGTCGGGAGTCCACTTCTGCCTGCAGGCCTTACGCGGGCTAGCCGGCGAGCAGCTAATGCAAATAAGGGTAAAGCTGGATATACAACAAAGATGCACAATTGAATCCATCAGTCACCTCCCTCGTTGTGTGCAGTTTGCCGCCATCGGGCCTACCACACGGGACGCCATGCAGGCGGCGGGTCTGAGCGTCTGCTGCACCGCCGAGAAGCCAACCGCGCAGCACCTGGCGGAGGCAATAAGCAAAGCGCTAAAATGA
- the uros gene encoding uroporphyrinogen-III synthase isoform X2 translates to MNVLLLKEPRDGDQGPDPYIREMTSRGLQATLLPVLSFKFVSLNTLSEKLFQPEKYGGLIFTSPRAVEAVKMCLEDKREEWERTAKNKWNSKSVFVVGKATAALVRHLGLNPLGEDTGTAEVLSRVIIEREDSNISPLFFPCGSIKREVLPMALRENGVPLETLTVYQTAEHPDVGKNLTDYFAAQGPPASVAFFSPSGVHFCLQALRGLAGEQLMQIRFAAIGPTTRDAMQAAGLSVCCTAEKPTAQHLAEAISKALK, encoded by the exons ATGAATGTGCTGCTTCTAAAGGAGCCAAGAGATGGCGACCAAGGGCCTGATCCTTACATCCGG GAGATGACGTCACGTGGCTTGCAAGCAACGCTTCTACCTGTGCTATCATTTAAGTTTGTTTCACTGAACACCCTGTCAGAGAAG CTTTTCCAGCCAGAAAAATATGGTGGCCTCATATTTACAAGCCCGAGAGCAGTGGAAGCAGTGAAGATGTGCTTAGAGGACAAACGAGAAG AATGGGAGCGCACGGCAAAAAACAAGTGGAACTCAAAGTCGGTTTTTGTGGTGGGGAAAGCGACGGCCGCCTTAG TACGCCACCTTGGTTTGAACCCACTTGGCGAGGACACGGGGACTGCGGAGGTCCTGTCGCGTGTCATCATTGAAC GAGAGGACAGCAATATATCCCCACTTTTCTTCCCCTGTGGCTCCATCAAACGAGAAGTTCTGCCCATGGCTTTGAGGGAGAATG GGGTCCCCCTTGAGACATTGACTGTCTATCAAACAGCCGAGCATCCTGACGTGGGCAAGAATCTTACCGACTATTTTGCAGCACAG GGCCCCCCGGCTAGTGTGGCCTTCTTCAGCCCGTCGGGAGTCCACTTCTGCCTGCAGGCCTTACGCGGGCTAGCCGGCGAGCAGCTAATGCAAATAAGG TTTGCCGCCATCGGGCCTACCACACGGGACGCCATGCAGGCGGCGGGTCTGAGCGTCTGCTGCACCGCCGAGAAGCCAACCGCGCAGCACCTGGCGGAGGCAATAAGCAAAGCGCTAAAATGA
- the mmp21 gene encoding matrix metallopeptidase-21 produces the protein MLTSIQLITSLFFWTSAGEKLFHHRDHSDLQMFSTQQAHTIMDKYSAELFLSRYGFMKPVMWEETRDRYEALDGNGGFLDDLQASIQEGTSVPHSRDRLPSDGANHAFTAALQDFQRLSGLPVTGAFDDATREAMNKPRCGVPDKEMEQEAEGPVEVLGPEPELESLAFDVDNSTSLETFNETDGNDTISHTLPSGANDSEINLVNINSTVSDLYDTNTTDSGLDFTAKSTSTDNPSAKTRPSPAVARRKRRLAALVSERRRRKRDLSETGHVAFSKNVLRWRLMGEGYSNQLSIQEQRYVFRLAFRMWSEVSPLQFLEDNRSPLEDIDIRLGFGTGRHLGCNQRFDGSGQEFAHAWFLGDIHFDDDEHFTAPNSGSGISLLKVAVHEIGHVLGLPHIYRPGSIMQPSYLPQEAGFEMGWMDRKAIQNLYGACKGRFSTVFDWIRRETTPRGQVVVRFNTYFMREGWYWLYENRNNRTRYGDPVPLQMGWRGLPADGVDAYVHVWSRKQDAVYFFKGTQFWKYDSDNDKAFRQDPEGHHYPRKISEGFPGISGPIDTAVYHRRDSCIYFFKNTLVYAFSVESNGKAPGFPKPFREAFPPVSSGDHPGGNIDAAYFSYARNAIFLFKDRRFWQVASSRDRRRRPFLPRNGLLPHKEVDRHWFDICNVHPTALTLKR, from the exons ATGCTGACTTCCATCCAGCTGATCacgtctttgtttttttggacgAGCGCGGGCGAAAAACTTTTCCACCATCGCGACCACTCGGATCTGCAGATGTTCAGCACCCAGCAAGCTCACACCATAATGGACAAATACTCAGCAGAG CTTTTCCTCTCCAGATACGGCTTCATGAAGCCGGTGATGTGGGAGGAGACGCGGGACAGGTACGAGGCTCTCGACGGCAACGGCGGTTTCCTTGACGACCTCCAAGCGAGCATCCAGGAGGGGACCTCGGTCCCGCATTCCAGGGATCGCCTTCCTTCAGATGGAGCAAATCACGCTTTTACTGCAGCGCTTCAAGACTTCCAAAGGTTGTCTGGCCTGCCGGTGACGGGTGCGTTCGACGACGCCACCAGAGAGGCCATGAACAAGCCGAGATGTGGCGTCCCCGACAAGGAAATGGAGCAGGAAGCAGAGGGCCCCGTGGAAGTGTTGGGTCCTGAACCCGAACTTGAGAGTCTGGCCTTTGACGTTGACAACAGCACCAGCTTGGAGACGTTTAACGAGACTGATGGCAACGACACAATAAGTCACACACTGCCTAGTGGTGCTAACGACTCTGAAATAAACCTGGTGAATATTAACAGCACGGTAAGTGACCTCTATGACACCAACACCACCGATTCCGGCCTGGATTTCACAGCAAAAAGCACCTCCACGGACAACCCATCGGCAAAAACCCGCCCGAGCCCAGCGGTGGCGCGAAGGAAACGCCGCCTGGCCGCCCTGGTGTCCGAGCGCCGGCGGCGCAAGAGGGACTTGAGCGAGACGGGACACGTGGCCTTCAGCAAGAACGTCCTGAGGTGGCGTCTGATGGGCGAGGGCTACAGCAATCAGCTGTCCATCCAGGAGCAGCGCTACGTCTTCAGGCTGGCCTTCAGGATGTGGAGCGAGGTGTCGCCGCTCCAGTTCCTGGAGGACAACCGCTCGCCGCTGGAGGACATCGACATCAGGCTGGGCTTCGGCACGG GAAGACATCTGGGTTGCAATCAGAGGTTCGACGGCAGCGGTCAAGAGTTTGCCCACGCCTGGTTCTTGGGCGACATCCACTTTGACGACGATGAACATTTTACTGCCCCCAATAGTGGCAGTGGAATTAGCCTCCTCAAG GTGGCGGTTCACGAGATTGGACACGTTTTAGGGCTGCCCCACATCTACAGACCCGGATCCATCATGCAGCCCAGCTACCTGCCCCAGGAGGCTGGTTTTGAAATGGGCTGGATGGACAGGAAAGCCATACAGAACCTCTACG GGGCCTGCAAGGGCCGCTTCAGCACCGTGTTCGACTGGATCCGGCGAGAGACGACCCCCCGCGGCCAGGTGGTGGTCCGCTTCAACACCTACTTCATGAGGGAAGGCTGGTACTGGCTGTATGAGAACCGCAACAACCGGACTCGCTATGGCGACCCGGTGCCGCTGCAGATGGGCTGGCGGGGGCTCCCTGCGGACGGAGTGGACGCCTATGTGCACGTTTGGTCCCGGAAACAAGACGCCGTTTACTTCTTCAAAG GTACTCAGTTCTGGAAGTACGACAGCGACAACGACAAGGCCTTCAGACAGGACCCAGAGGGCCACCATTATCCCAGGAAGATCTCCGAGGGGTTCCCGGGAATCTCGGGTCCGATCGACACGGCCGTTTATCACCGAAGGGACTCGTGCATTTACTTCTTCAAAAACACTCTT GTGTACGCTTTTAGCGTGGAGTCCAACGGCAAGGCACCCGGTTTTCCCAAACCCTTCCGAGAGGCGTTCCCGCCAGTGTCGAGTGGGGACCACCCGGGCGGCAACATCGACGCCGCCTACTTCTCCTACGCGCGCAATGCCATCTTCCTCTTCAAGGATCGGCGCTTCTGGCAGGTGGCGAGCAGTCGCGACCGACGCCGACGCCCCTTCCTGCCCCGCAACGGTTTGCTGCCGCACAAAGAAGTGGACCGGCACTGGTTTGACATATGCAATGTCCACCCCACCGCACTCACGCTGAAGAGGTGA